TTCGCTACCCTATATCTCTTTTGTCttttaattagtgatttgggttCAAAAAGCCCAattatccaagcccacatatgggctggacccaacagacCATGAAAGAGACGAGTAAACACAACGGAGATCTGGGAGGGAGCAAGGATAAGAGGTGGCGGTGTTACCGGGTTGAATCCATAAAGGTTCATCCGGATCCGATATATTACAACAATGAAGTCGCGGATTCGTTATGTTATCGGGTCGGATCGGGTCCATCAAATTCTAACCCCAACACGtagcttttctttttttgtggaaaagaaatcataaaaatatcaCGATATTTTTCCTTCTTTGTTATGATCACAACAATAAGCATTACAAATCAACGAGAGAAAGCAACACCCGAATGCATCAAAGCTGCTACTTGAAGTAGATCGCAGGCGCGTCGGAGTTGGGATGCCACGTACCGGCCTCCCTCATGTACTCCAAGTATCGCAAGAACTCCGGCGTGGCTGTTGCCTTCTTCGGTGGCTTCTCCATGATTCTGATGACCGGGTGCGCCTTTATTTCCCTGGTGGTGTTCGATCTCTTCATTTCGCtcaccgtcgccgccgccgccgtcgtcgtcgCTTCGTCGCCCTCGGCCGGGTCGAACGAGGACTGCCGGGACAGCAGGCGGCGGTAGCCTCGCCGGCTCCTCCGACGACCCGAGGCGTCCGACATGGCTGCTGAAGGAGGGAGGTCGTggtcttgcttgcttgcttgctcttCGGGGGTTGGGAGACCTTTAAAGCATGAGATATGGCTGAGGAGGTGAGTGGGGAGTTTAAAGCATATCCAATCGATGAGTTGCAGGTGGAACGTCTCAGTCAGGAACGCTTCCTTGAAACCCCCCTTTGGATGAGGTAGTCTGACATGGTGTGCTCGTCCTTTTGACCTTGCCTCGCCTTGGCGGCCATCTTCCTCTCCTGGACGACAAAGTCAACCGAAGTAGACACAGCTTTACTGTGCAGGGCAAGTATAAAGACAAACTGATGTGGTCTCACATTTTTATTCCTTTTGCTTTTAGTAGAAGATATGCTTTGACTCCATGGATGATTTCTCGCTTGGTTGTCTGTTTCTTCCTCCTCTGCCATTGTAGCTTAGCTGCCAGGAAATCATGGATGATTTCTTTGGCTGGGTCTTTGAAGCACCAACCCCCCAACTGTTGCCAATATCTTTTTCAACCTATTGCCATTTGACCAATCGACATATTTGGCTCTGCTTTTGATGATGCAGTGCAAAATAAGAGGCTTAGCGGTTGCTTCTTTAGCAGCTAAGCTGTGAAAATTACTTCTGCTGCGTAAGTCTGCATGCCGAATCGTTCTTTAGTTTACGCCTTTGTCCCTGACGAGAATAGGTCTACCATTTTAGAGAGATGTGGTACAAACTTCATGACCATGTCCTTACAAGAACGTCTTTTTCTAGTCATTGGGAGCTTGAAAGACTTAGTGCTAAGTTGAATATGTTCCAAGCTTCTTAATACTCTCAGACATTAGTTTTGGATGTTTAACGGACATAGGAAAGATTTAATTAATA
The window above is part of the Musa acuminata AAA Group cultivar baxijiao chromosome BXJ2-6, Cavendish_Baxijiao_AAA, whole genome shotgun sequence genome. Proteins encoded here:
- the LOC103989217 gene encoding uncharacterized protein LOC103989217, giving the protein MSDASGRRRSRRGYRRLLSRQSSFDPAEGDEATTTAAAATVSEMKRSNTTREIKAHPVIRIMEKPPKKATATPEFLRYLEYMREAGTWHPNSDAPAIYFK